The Oreochromis niloticus isolate F11D_XX linkage group LG15, O_niloticus_UMD_NMBU, whole genome shotgun sequence genome includes a region encoding these proteins:
- the mboat2b gene encoding lysophospholipid acyltransferase 2b — protein sequence MYQKQHGRPNIGAMADDGAPSTACTGSSLLQPLSELTDLPLDQVNFVACQLCALISAFWFRLFLHPSKTSPVIRHAVATLLGLYFAMFCFGWYALHFLVQSGLAYGIMILTGVEHMHKYCLVVALTYLSLCQITRVYVFDYGMYTADFTGPMMVITQKITSLAFEIHDGMARKEEHLTAGQKILAIRRMPSLLEYFSYNCNFMGILAGPTCSYNDYIGFIEGDPQCHRDSKDERKSSSKLRQSEPSPNMEVVHKVTTSFFCLLVFLSVCKVFPVERNIDDDFIANTPFYAQVVYLYLSMLTTRPKYYFVWTLADAINNAAGFGFNGYDSDGSARWDLISNLRILKIEFATSFKVFLDNWNIQTAHWLKRVCYERCPYHPTAATFILSAMWHGAYPGYYLTFLTGIVITLAARAVRHNVRPYFLHSSTHKLVYDVITWAATQIAICYTVIPFVLLSVGPSMKFYSSWYFSLHIGCILVAFLLPVKQRNLPLKDQQKSTVQESLQRHLEATDRTCSQKEKTT from the exons ATGTATCAGAAGCAGCACGGCCGGCCTAACATCGGAGCTATGGCCGACGACGGAGCTCCATCCACGGCCTGCACAGGCTCCAGCCTTCTGCAGCCGCTCAGTGAGCTCACCGACCTGCCGCTGGACCAG GTGAACTTCGTGGCGTGCCAGCTCTGCGCTCTGATCTCTGCCTTCTGGTTTCGTCTCTTCCTTCATCCCAGTAAGACCAGTCCCGTCATCCGGCACGCGGTGGCCACGCTGCTGGGACTCTACTTCGCCATGTTCTGCTTTGGCTG GTATGCTCTCCACTTCCTGGTTCAGAGCGGACTCGCCTATGGCATCATGATCCTCACTGGAGTCGAACACATGCACAA GTACTGCCTAGTAGTGGCGCTCACATACCTGAGCCTGTGTCAGATCACTCGAGTGTACGTCTTTGACTACGGCATGTACACCGCCGATTTCACAGG CCCCATGATGGTCATCACTCAGAAGATCACCAGCCTGGCATTTGAGATCCATGACG GAATGGCTCGGAAGGAGGAACATCTGACGGCGGGACAGAAGATTCTGGCAATAAG GAGAATGCCCAGTCTGCTGGAGTACTTCAGCTACAACTGTAACTTCATGGGGATCCTGGCTGGCCCCACCTGCTCCTACAACGACTACATCGGCTTCATCGAGGGAGACCCTCAATGCCACAGAGACTCCAAGGATGAAAGGAAGTCCAGCAGCAAGCTGAGGCAGAGCGAGCCCTCCCCAAAC ATGGAGGTCGTACATAAGGTCACCACCTCCTTCTTCTGCCTGCTGGTGTTTCTGTCGGTGTGTAAGGTTTTCCCAGTGGAGCGAAACATCGACGATGACTTCATCGCCAACACGCCTTTTTATGCTCAAGTGGTCTATCTGTACCTGTCCATGCTGACTACCAGACCCAAGTACTACTTTGTCTGGACACTTG CTGACGCCATCAACAACGCCGCCGGCTTTGGGTTCAATGGTTACGACAGCGACGGCTCTGCTCGCTGGGACCTCATCTCCAATCTGAGGATCCTGAAGATCGAG TTTGCCACCAGCTTCAAAGTTTTCCTGGACAACTGGAACATTCAGACAGCACACTGGCTAAAAAG GGTGTGTTATGAGCGATGTCCCTACCATCCAACAGCAGCCACTTTCATCCTGTCAGCCATGTGGCACGGAGCCTATCCAGGATATTACCTCACCTTCCTCACAGGGATCGTCATCACGCTGGCAGCCAGAGCG GTCAGACACAACGTTCGACCATACTTCCTGCACTCCTCCACCCACAAACTGGTCTATGATGTCATCACGTGGGCAGCCACTCAAATTGCCATCTGCTACACAGTGATACCTTTTGTCCTGCTGTCTGTGGGTCCATCCATGAAGTTCTACAG TTCCTGGTACTTTAGCCTCCACATCGGCTGCATTCTGGTTGCATTCTTGCTGCCCGTCAAACAGAGGAATCTCCCTCTCAAAGACCAGCAGAAGAGCACAGTGCAGGAGTCCCTTCAGCGCCACCTAGAGGCTACAGACAGGACCTGCAGCCAGAAGGAGAAAACCACATGA